Within the Candidatus Nealsonbacteria bacterium CG07_land_8_20_14_0_80_39_13 genome, the region TCTTTTGCTATTATTTTGTCAGAGGCGAGAAAGTACAGATTGGATTTAATTTTGGGACATCAATACATCAATCAGATGGATGAGACGGTCAGGGACGCTGTTTTCGGCAACGTGGGAACGTTGGTTGTCTTCCGCGTCGGAGCCGAGGACGCAGAATTTTTAGAAAAAGAATTTTCTCCATATTTTCTCGCCACAGACATAGTTAATTTAAAAAAATATTCCATTTATGTAAAATTGATGATTAACGGATTATCAAGCAAGCCGTTTTCAGCTGAAACGTTGCCTCCTTTGCCGGCGCTGGAACAATCCAGCGTGGAAAAAATAATCGCTGTTTCGCGGGAAAGATACGGTAATCCGAGAGAAGCTGTTGAAAAAAGAATAACCGACTGGACTGAATCAATAACTCTTTCAGGAGTGGCCCAGCCGGCAGGAGCGAATCAGTCGGCAGGGGCGTTTCCGGCAAGAATGAGCAGTCCTCAATCATCAATTCTTTATGATGCAAAATGTTCCGCTTGCGGAAAAGACACGAAATTGATATTTCCTCCGGACGGGAAAAGGCCTGNNNNNNNNNNNNNNNNNNNNNNNNNNNNNNNNNNNNNNNNNNNNNNNNNNNNNNNTCCGGCTCCGACTCCAGTTCCAGCCCCAGTTATTTCTTCTCCTAATGAGCCGATTAAATTAGAACAGATTTCTTTTTCTTCGTCTAAAAAGTATGAGAAAAAAGAATACGATAAACCGAAACGCAAAGAAATTAATTTAGGAGAATTAAAAAAGTTATTGCACGATTCTCTCGGAAAATTAAACGAGGGCAAGCCCTCTTCCACTGAAGCTACGGAGGGCAACCAAGACAATGAAGGATTTAAAAAGCTTTAATTTTCAGGGCAAGAGGGTTCTTGTCCGTTGCGATTTTAATGTTCCCCTTGATGAAGAAGGGGTTATTTTAGATGATTTTAGAATAAGAAAAACAATACCGACAATTGAATATTTACTCAAGGAAAAAGGAAGGGTTATTTTAATGTCGCACATGGGCCGTCCGTTGCAAAGTTCAAAATTCAAAGTCCAAAGTTCAAAGTTTTCGCTGAAAACAGTGGCCGGGAGGTTGAGCGAGTTATTGAATAGGGGGGTGGGGTTTTCGGAGGATTGCGTCGGCGAGGAAGTTGAAGAAAAGGTAAGCCGGATGGAAGAAGGAGATATTTTACTTTTAGAAAATTTAAGATTTCATAAAGATGAAGAAAATAATAATGAAGAATTCAGCCGTTCTCTGTCCCATTTAGCCGATATCTATATCAATGACGCTTTTTCAGTCTGCCATAGAAGCCACGCTTCAGTTGTCGGGATTACGAAGTATTTGCCTTCCGGAGCGGGGTTATTGTTGGAAAAAGAAATAGAAATTTTGTCTAAGATAATGGAAAATCCCGAGAAGCCGCTGGGTTTGATTATCGCCGGAACCAAGGCTGAAGATAAGGTTAAGGTTATAGAAAAATTTCTGGATATTGCTGATTTTTTTCTTCTAGGGGATTCAACGACAGAGGAGGTCAGGAAAAGGAAAATAAAAGACGATTCAGGAAAAATAATTTTCCCAAAGGACAGCTTGGGCGGTCTTGATATAGGGCCTCTGGCGAGAGAAGTTTTCAGAGAAAAAATATTATCAGCCAAAACTATTTTTTGGGCCGGTCCGCTGGGGAAAATTGATCAGGAAAAATATCAGGCCGGGACAAGGGAGGTTATTAAGGCTATCTTGGACAGCAAGTGTTTTTCAGTTGCCGGAGGAGGGGATACGATAGAGTTTATCAAC harbors:
- the pgk gene encoding phosphoglycerate kinase (Converts 3-phospho-D-glycerate to 3-phospho-D-glyceroyl phosphate during the glycolysis pathway) gives rise to the protein MKDLKSFNFQGKRVLVRCDFNVPLDEEGVILDDFRIRKTIPTIEYLLKEKGRVILMSHMGRPLQSSKFKVQSSKFSLKTVAGRLSELLNRGVGFSEDCVGEEVEEKVSRMEEGDILLLENLRFHKDEENNNEEFSRSLSHLADIYINDAFSVCHRSHASVVGITKYLPSGAGLLLEKEIEILSKIMENPEKPLGLIIAGTKAEDKVKVIEKFLDIADFFLLGDSTTEEVRKRKIKDDSGKIIFPKDSLGGLDIGPLAREVFREKILSAKTIFWAGPLGKIDQEKYQAGTREVIKAILDSKCFSVAGGGDTIEFINKLGVADKFGHISVGGSAMLAFLAGEKLPGLEVLQ